GACGCCACGGGTATTCAAAAACAACGTCGTCTTCCTCGCGGCGAGCGCGAACGACGTGACAGACGCGAAGCGGACTGCAGAACGCGTCGCCGCCATCAAACACATCCAGAACAACCTCGGCGATCAGCACGAACTTAACACCGAACAGCAGGACAAGCTCGGTGAACGACTAGATAGCGCGAAAGGTACGCTGGATCAAGACATCAAGAAGGCGTACACGCACCTCTACTTCCCTACTGGGGATGGGCTTGCTCATCGGAACGTCACGACCGACAGCACCATCCATCAGAGTGTCATCGAAAAACTCGATGAGGCAGGCGCTATCATCCCCGAAGGTGAGGACGCCTACGGTGTTGATTGGTTCGAGGCGACGATCTGGAACGTCGGTGCGGCCTCGATGACGACGCGGGCAATCGAAGAACAGTTCGGCAAGCGTCAGGACGCGGAGATCCTACTGTCACCGATTCCCCTGCGAAAGACGATTGCCCAACTCGTTCGTGAAGACGGGTACGCATACTGGGACGATGAGCAGAAGATCGGGTACTACACATCTGGAACGACGCTCATGGCGGACGACCACGAGATCGACGACGCGAAGAATCTCCACGCAGATCTCAGCTACCAGGACGTTAAACTCTCACAGTCGCACACACTCTATACCTCTCTCGACGAGCTGGTTGACGACGTAGGGAGTGAGACCGAGTGGGAGGACCCTGACGAAGACGAAGAGATAGAGGATGAGACAACGGATGGCGATGATAAGGGGGCTAGCGGCGGTAGCGGTGGTGGTTCAGGTGGTGGTTCAGGTGGTGGTGATGACGAGCCTGAGCCGTTCAGTAAACTCATCGAGGTTCGCACCTCCGAACCGGCACACGTTTCCCGTGCACTTCAGGAGATGCGGGCTGACATCGCCGATGAACTCACCAGCGCTCGCGAGGAATATAACGGACACCCTGACGAACTGACGCCGATTGTCGAAGGTGTGTGGATTCATATCGACGGAGCTGATGCGTGGAAAGGTGCGTGGTTCACCGCAAACAAACTCAGCAACGATGAGGACTTCGCGGAGGACACGATAATGGACTTCGATTATGAGGCCAACGACGGTGCAGACTCGAAATCGGAGTTTGAAGTCGATTTCGAGGGACGCCCGGACGTCTTCGCGAGCCATCTCCGGTTCAATATGGAGCCGGAGGATCTCGCGAACCCTGATGGCGGTCGTACCGCAGAGGCCGAGTTCGCCATCGAGTTCGACGAAGGCGATGACCGTCTTTATGGGGATACGTTCGACGCACTCGACGGACTCCTCGCGGTCGACAACGCGTTCACCGTCACAATGCACACGCAAATTCGTGTAATCGAGTCCAGCGAAGTAGCTCAAGTATGAGCCGGGGGATAGCAGAGGGGAATTCGTTCGCCTTCACCACCGGTGCGTACGGAAATCGACCCACGTTCGTGTTGACGCGCGATCGGGTCGACGACCAGCACGAAATCTCACTGTACGAGCTGGCTCCCCGTGATATCGCGACCGCTCGCCGGGAACGGTTCGAGAGAGCGCAAAAGTCAGTGAGCGTCTCAGTATGCGAACTGAATGAGGCAATCATCGGCGAAAGCTCTCCGTCTGAACTCCCGGGAGCAGACGATACAGCATACGACTGGGATGACTGGTGTACGATTCGTATCGCTACGTTGCGTGGCGGAGCGTTCAACGAGGTGAGTTACCTCATCGAATCCACCTTTCGTGAGCTGAGTCTTGATCCCGAGACCGTCTGTACAGGAGGCCCAGCAAGCGTCAGTCTCCCGGAGGCTGCTGGTGTTCGGCTTTCGATCGCGTTCCGTGCGATGAAGCCGATGCGACGCCGGGACCGTCTCCGAGAAGTTGCGAAGGGAATCGACCAGATGAGTCTGGGTGAGTGCTACTACTGGCACGCCAAGGCTCGCTCGCCATCCTCCCCCAGCGGTACGAAAGCACTTCGCGTCCTACTCACCGACCACATCTAATAGCCAACAATGTCTGAGAAATCATTCCTCGACGAAACAGAGGTTCCCGAGAACGTCGCAATCGAGTCGAAACTTCCTCTCAATGCAATCGATATTGAGAGTCAGAAAGATATGGAATCCGGCCGTTATCACGCGCTCCGGAGCCTACACAAATGGTTTGCTGCACGACCTACTCCAGCGGTCCGGCTAGCTGTGCTGGCCTCGGTGTACCCCGGCGAGTTCGACTCTGACGAACTCCTCCGGCTTATGAAAATTGGGCCGAAGGAACTGGACACCGGTATTACTGACTATGTCGAGAAGAAATTCACCGAAAAGAAAGGGAGTGGAACTCTTGACGATCATTACGGGTACCCGAACCCCAACACACAGTCCCCGACGGAGGCCGAGATCGAGCAGCTTCAGTCAAAACTCCGTGAAGCGTGGGGCGGAGAACTCCCAACAATTCTGGATCCAACCGCAGGGCGGGGAATTATTCCCTTCGAGACTATTCGGTATGGAATTCCAGCAAAAGCGAACGAGCTGAATCCCGTTCCTTCACTTATTCTGAAGGCCGGCTTGGAGTACGCGCCCGAGATTGGGTCACTTGATCCAGATATCCGCGAATGGCGAGACAAAATCCTCGAGACCGCCAGAGAGAACATCGAACCCTACTACCCCACGGAAGAGCCTGGTCGCCAGATCCTCAATTCGGCGATGACGTATATCATTCAGTGTGAATCATGTAGTGGGGAGATACCGCTCGTCTCCAAGTGGTGGCTGAATAAGGAATCGGACGGTGGGGATGCGATTAAGCCGATTTACGAGGATGGCACAGTAGAATATACCCACGTTCGCGTTGAGAACGAACCGGAATATGACCCAAAAGAGGCACCACTGAGGGGACGGAGTGCCGAGTGTCCCCACTGTGATGTCGTGAACGAGAAAGAGGACGTTCGGAAGAAGATTCACGACGGTGAATTTGAGTACAGCATCTACGGAGTGAATTACGAGACCGAAAGTGGAGACCGTGTCTATCGTGCTGGCGGGGAAGTTGACCAGAAAGGGATAGCGAAAGCTGCTGAACGAGTCGAGAGCGATTTCGATCTCCTCACTTTTCTAAGTGAACCAATAGACGTGAGTAGCCGTACCAATGACCCGACCAGCTACGGGATGGATGAGTGGCGAGACATATTCACCCCTCGCCAGCTGGTCGTACAATATGAATTTGTAAATGCGTTCCGTAAGCAGAAGCCCGAAATCCAGAGCAAGTACGATACGAAACGTGCGAATGCAATTCTGACGATACTTGCTTTAGCTGGAAGTCGGGCTATGAATTATAA
The nucleotide sequence above comes from Halosolutus halophilus. Encoded proteins:
- a CDS encoding DUF7680 family protein, producing the protein MSRGIAEGNSFAFTTGAYGNRPTFVLTRDRVDDQHEISLYELAPRDIATARRERFERAQKSVSVSVCELNEAIIGESSPSELPGADDTAYDWDDWCTIRIATLRGGAFNEVSYLIESTFRELSLDPETVCTGGPASVSLPEAAGVRLSIAFRAMKPMRRRDRLREVAKGIDQMSLGECYYWHAKARSPSSPSGTKALRVLLTDHI